In Spea bombifrons isolate aSpeBom1 chromosome 9, aSpeBom1.2.pri, whole genome shotgun sequence, the genomic stretch ACAGTTGTTGGTGAAACTTACCCTTCTGTTGTCTCTTATCCTTTCGTAGGGTTTCAGATGTTAGCGCTTTGGATGTTCATGCTGTCTCTATTCTCCCCTGAGTCTTTTCTTTCGGATCCACAGGCAGACCAATACTTTGTCCTCGTCGGTATCctagcagttttttttcttgacccAAAAAATGTTGCCGGGTGTGTCAGGACTTATCTGTCACGCACGATGTTGATACGTCTTGACATCTCAACTCCTCATCTCCTATGTGAAATTTTCAAGGCTGTTTCTTCTACAAGAGCACCGGTGCTCTTTCCGTTGGGGGAGCTGCGGCCTCCTGTGCCCTTCGGGCTGGTGGAGCTTTAGTGGATATTCTGCGAGCGGCGGATTGGTCTCGTGCCTCCACTTTCAGGCGTTTTATTTCCGCCCGGTTTCTTCGGGGGCAATGGCGTTGGTTTCaagcgttaaaaatgcaaaatatgaagtctcctgtcttgccttggtgcccgaataattataattttaataaagacaggaggcgagtattttccctcccgaTGGTTAGGTGTACTCTCTGGGTAAGTAGGCCAGGTTTGAATTcggtttttggggttttgtcTGCTCCGTTGCGTTTGATATTTTGTGATGACTGTCAGTGATGCTCGTTCTACTGTGACTTACCATGTTTGTGAAGAACTTTGGTTCTGTTAGGTCTCTTTGTTTCAGCTTGATACCATCTCCGTGTCATAGCGGTTCCGTTTCCCAGTTGGAGTGCATTGTCGCCTTGCTCTTGACCCTGGTTCCAGTTCGAGCCCCTGTTCTGAGTGTTGGGTTCAGTTTTACGTTGCTAGACGGTTTGCTGCGTTCTTCAGTTCTGGTTTGCAGCGGACAAAAGAGGAAGATAGTTAaggggtttatataccacctgtgtactgtttctattggttgttttcacttgtgttattaactctttctttgctgctgttggtgagagtaaaggaagatatgcaaaatatgaagcctcctgtcttgccttaaaattataattattcgggcaccaaggctagaataattgcAAATTCACCCACGCCTTGAAATGACTTCAACCTTTGTACTCGGCTAACCTAGGAACCTCCATGCGGACCATGAGTCACCAGCCAGAGGAAGAATGTGCTGCCTTCCTTGAACCTTCTGGAATTAGAGCATGGTAAATGGGTTACGCAGACTTATGCAAATCAGGATTTCTCTTCCTACAGAACGGTTTGCGAGTAAATAACCCTTTACAGTCTTTCCCTGGGTGATGGTACGCCAGGTGAAGCCAGTAGGTGGCGCTCTAGCTATGGTTGAACGTCAGCttaaaaaaagcaagtaaactTACAACAACTTCCAGGAAACAAGGTTTATcaactaaaaaataacattgaaaCCAAAGCTACCTCGCTAAAGTTCATGGGAGCTGTAGTTCAGCAATACTTGGAGAGCTGGAGATCAGCTACCACCTTTTACCATATTCCATTATGTGACATGGAATGCACAAATACtgacatggattttttttatttattttttttttaagtgggcTTAAATGTAAACCTTTTAAAGTCAGTAGTGAGCATCACCATATTTACCTACCATAGCTATGAATGTATGGATTAATCAGTCTGCTATGACTACTTCCAGTAAAGATCAAgccatatcatatatattaacctACTTTCTAATTGTATCTACTCAAAAGCTCTTGTCACCCTTAAATGAGACTTGAAGACAAAaggagatttattttaaaagattcTGATATTGTTACTGTCCACAGTAGGTTTAAAGACAACAGGATTGTTTCTACAGTTCTCTAGACACATGGACGAGAGGTCAAAATTCCAACAGGTGGGTATAAGGCCCATTGGTGTTAAGCTGTAGGACTTGTCTGTTTCCGTATGTTCCATGATGGAGCACAGCTCCTGCTTCTGTCCAAGTGGGGTGAGCCCCTAGCTCTTGCTGGCATTGAACTATAAATTGGGCATATAATTCCATTCCCTGCTCCTTTCCTGCATTTGAATGGTACTGCATGCAGCGACCTTTAGTCTTTCCACCTAGTGTGGCCTGGGGGACGACAAGGACGTCTCCTGGGAGGTCTTTGATGGAAACATATTT encodes the following:
- the DTD2 gene encoding D-aminoacyl-tRNA deacylase 2; protein product: MAEAGREVAARVVLQQCLYAKLQVKPPDRDSEAEWVEIKRGMVVYVCFFKGAENAIIPKMVTSLLNVKLSETDTGKYVSIKDLPGDVLVVPQATLGGKTKGRCMQYHSNAGKEQGMELYAQFIVQCQQELGAHPTWTEAGAVLHHGTYGNRQVLQLNTNGPYTHLLEF